From Brassica oleracea var. oleracea cultivar TO1000 chromosome C3, BOL, whole genome shotgun sequence, a single genomic window includes:
- the LOC106328806 gene encoding LOW QUALITY PROTEIN: receptor-like protein 12 (The sequence of the model RefSeq protein was modified relative to this genomic sequence to represent the inferred CDS: inserted 1 base in 1 codon; deleted 1 base in 1 codon; substituted 1 base at 1 genomic stop codon), with protein MIGFWNSISLIPISLSFLFLFQDLFAAPTRHLCHPEQRDAILEIKNEFKIQNPCIDGLPKTVSWVYNSDCCSWDSIRCDANFRDVIMLNLSDSCLHGQLNSKISIFRLQNLRFLTTLDLSNNDFIGKIPSSLGNFYMLTTLDLSRNHFSGEIPSSLGNLSKLATLELSSNHFGGEIPASLGNLSKLTTLHLSHNNFTGRIPSSLGNLLNLTNLSLCANNFIGEIPSSFGIFFSHLTSLSLCENNFGGEIPTSLGSLSHLTVLDLSQKNFVGEIPFSFGSLKTLTSLSVENNKLSGNFPLMLLNLRKLTELSLYGNKYVGKLPLNISLLSNLEFFYVSGNAFTGTTPSSLFSIPSLAYVDLSNNQLNGTLELGNISLSPKIEDLRLGNNNFMGSIPRSISKLSNLERLDLSHLNTQGCSVDLSIFSHLKSLKRLYLSHLNTTTTLDLNANLPFLKSLDTLDISGNLVSSENTSLVSDPPLLSELXLSGCGIDTEFPEFIPTQRNMKKLDISNNLIKGQVPGWLRKLPVLQYVNVSSNTLVGFGSPTNHGVTLSYLFTANNNLTGKILSFICALRSLAILDLSNNKLNGSFPLCVGNFNSVLQTLNVRQNCLSGRLPEIITESIRWLDVGHNQLVGKKLPRSLIRNTFLVVLNVERNKLNDEFPSWLSSLQELQVLVLRSNAFHGPITKTGFPKLRILDMSSNHFKGILPSDFFVNWTAMFSLATEAGDQSNEKYMGSGYYVASMVLINKGVAMELVRILKIFTAIDVSGNRFEGEIPKTIGLLKELHVLNFTNNSFTGQIPLSMGNLAELESLDVSQNKISGEIPQELGNLSYLAYMNFSHNQLVGLVPGGTQFRTKPCSSSGENLGLHGPLLDEVCVDIHTATWKQSETPELEEEEEEEEEEQEEMLSWIAAAIGFIPGVFFGXNILVSYKPEWLINLFGLNKHKA; from the exons ATGATAGGTTTTTGGAATTCGATCAGTCTCATTCCTATTTCTCTTTCTTTTCTCTTCTTGTTTCAAGATTTGTTTGCCGCTCCTACTAGACACTTGTGTCATCCTGAACAAAGGGATGCCATCCTGGAGATCAAAAACGAGTTCAAGATTCAAAATCCTTGTATAGACGGGCTTCCAAAGACAGTGTCATGGGTATATAATAGTGATTGTTGTTCTTGGGACAGTATAAGATGCGATGCTAATTTTAGGGATGTGATCATGCTCAACCTTAGTGACAGCTGCCTCCATGGTCAGCTCAATTCCAAAATCTCTATTTTTAGGCTTCAAAACCTTCGTTTTTTAACAACTCTCGACCTTTCAAATAATGATTTTATTGGTAAAATCCCATCTTCACTTGGGAACTTTTATATGCTAACCACTCTTGACCTTTCCAGAAATCATTTTAGTGGTGAAATCCCATCTTCACTTGGAAACCTTTCTAAGCTAGCCACTCTTGAGCTCTCTAGTAATCATTTTGGTGGTGAAATCCCAGCTTCACTTGGAAACCTTTCTAAACTCACCACCCTCCACCTCTCTCATAACAATTTTACTGGTAGGATTCCATCCTCACTTGGAAACCTTTTGAATCTCACCAATCTTAGCCTTTGTGCTAACAACTTTATTGGTGAAATTCCATCTTCATTTGGGATTTTTTTTTCTCATCTCACCTCTCTTAGCCTCTGCGAGAACAACTTTGGAGGTGAAATTCCAACTTCACTAGGTAGTCTTTCCCATCTCACTGTTCTTGATCTCTCACAAAAAAATTTTGTCGGTGAAATCCCATTTTCTTTTGGCAGTTTGAAAACGCTCACCAGCTTATCTGTTGAAAACAACAAGCTTAGTGGTAACTTTCCTCTTATGCTACTAAATCTAAGAAAGCTGACTGAATTATCGCTCTACGGCAATAAGTACGTAGGCAAGCTTCCACTTAACATAAGCTTACTCTCCAACTTGGAGTTCTTTTACGTAAGCGGCAATGCTTTTACTGGTACCACCCCTTCTTCTCTCTTTTCCATTCCTTCTTTAGCTTATGTTGATTTGTCAAATAACCAACTCAATGGCACTCTTGAGCTTGGGAATATATCTTTATCACCTAAGATAGAAGACTTACGCCTTGGTAATAACAACTTCATGGGATCAATCCCCCGATCCATCTCCAAATTATCCAACCTTGAGAGACTTGACCTTTCCCATCTCAACACCCAAGGCTGCTCAGTTGACCTGAGCATCTTCTCGCATCTCAAGTCACTAAAGCGTCTTTACCTCTCCCACTTGAACACCACAACTACACTTGACTTGAATGCAAACTTACCATTTCTCAAGTCACTAGATACACTGGATATTTCAGGAAACCTTGTTTCATCTGAAAACACTAGTTTGGTTTCAGACCCTCCACTGTTGAGTGAGTTGTAATTGTCAGGGTGCGGTATC GATACCGAGTTTCCAGAGTTCATACCAACCCAACGCAACATGAAGAAGCTAGACATTTCCAACAACCTAATCAAAGGCCAAGTGCCTGGATGGTTACGGAAGCTTCCAGTTCTGCAATACGTCAACGTTTCCAGCAACACTTTAGTCGGTTTCGGAAGTCCAACGAATCATGGGGTGACCCTGAGTTACTTGTTTACCGCCAACAACAATTTAACGGGAAAGATCCTTTCTTTCATATGTGCGTTGCGCTCTCTAGCCATACTCGATTTATCTAACAACAAATTAAACGGTTCATTCCCTCTTTGCGTCGGAAACTTCAATAGCGTTCTCCAAACTCTAAATGTTAGACAAAACTGTCTTAGTGGACGTCTTCCGGAGATTATAACCGAAAGTATAAGGTGGCTTGACGTTGGTCATAACCAACTCGTGGGAAA AAAGCTTCCAAGATCTTTGATCCGTAACACTTTTCTTGTAGTTCTAAATGTGGAAAGAAACAAATTAAATGACGAATTCCCTTCCTGGCTGAGTTCTCTGCAAGAGCTGCAAGTTCTTGTCCTTCGCTCTAATGCCTTCCATGGACCGATAACAAAAACAGGGTTTCCTAAGTTGCGAATCCTCGACATGTCTAGTAACCACTTCAAAGGAATTTTACCATCAGATTTCTTTGTGAACTGGACTGCAATGTTCAGTCTAGCGACTGAAGCTGGAGATCAGTCTAACGAAAAATACATGGGTAGCGGCTATTATGTTGCTTCAATGGTTTTGATTAATAAAGGTGTTGCAATGGAGCTAGTACGCATCCTAAAAATCTTCACAGCGATCGACGTTTCGGGGAACAGATTTGAAGGAGAGATACCAAAGACCATTGGTTTATTGAAAGAGCTTCATGTGCTCAACTTTACAAACAACTCTTTCACCGGGCAGATCCCGTTATCAATGGGAAACCTGGCGGAGCTAGAGTCACTGGATGTTTCCCAAAACAAAATTTCTGGAGAAATCCCGCAAGAGCTAGGGAACCTCTCGTACCTTGCTTACATGAACTTTTCTCATAACCAGCTTGTAGGTTTAGTACCGGGAGGCACTCAGTTTCGCACAAAGCCTTGCTCTTCTTCCGGGGAAAATCTGGGACTGCATGGTCCTTTACTTGATGAAGTTTGTGTTGATATCCACACAGCTACATGGAAACAATCTGAAACACCAGAGCTAGAGGAAGAAGAAGAAGAAGAAGAGGAAGAACAAGAAGAGATGCTAAGTTGGATTGCAGCTGCAATAGGATTCATACCAGGTGTTTTCTTTG GAAACATACTTGTTTCCTACAAACCAGAGTGGCTCATTAACCTTTTCGGCCTAAACAAACACAAAGCATAA
- the LOC106328807 gene encoding uncharacterized protein LOC106328807 has product MTCHKIFLVISVMLAVSSLVKAVDFSVVDNTGDSAGGRRFRGEIDGVSYGTQSLRSATDFVWGLFQQTNNPSDRRDVTKITLFMENGNGVAYNTNSGSEIHFNAGYLAGFSGDVKREFTGVIYHEVVHSWQWNGPGGLIEGIADYVRLKAGYAPGHWVGPGGGDRWDQGYDVTARFLDYCNDLRNGFVAELNKKMRSGYSDSFFVDLLGKDVNQLWREYKAKYGQ; this is encoded by the coding sequence ATGACGTGTCACAAAATCTTCCTTGTAATCTCTGTGATGCTCGCTGTCTCATCATTGGTCAAGGCAGTTGACTTCTCGGTCGTCGACAACACAGGCGACTCCGCTGGCGGAAGAAGATTCCGGGGAGAGATCGACGGCGTAAGCTACGGCACACAGTCACTAAGATCTGCGACGGACTTCGTCTGGGGTTTGTTCCAGCAAACCAACAACCCTTCGGACAGAAGAGACGTTACAAAGATCACTCTGTTCATGGAGAACGGGAACGGCGTGGCGTATAACACCAACTCGGGAAGCGAGATACACTTTAACGCGGGGTATCTCGCGGGTTTCTCGGGAGATGTAAAGAGGGAATTCACCGGCGTGATTTATCACGAGGTGGTTCATTCTTGGCAATGGAACGGTCCAGGTGGCCTTATCGAAGGTATAGCGGACTATGTGAGGCTGAAAGCGGGTTATGCACCGGGTCACTGGGTAGGGCCCGGTGGTGGTGATAGGTGGGACCAGGGCTATGACGTCACTGCGAGGTTCTTGGACTATTGTAACGATCTAAGGAATGGGTTTGTGGCGGAGCTTAATAAGAAGATGAGGAGTGGCTATAGTGACAGCTTCTTTGTTGATCTGCTCGGGAAAGACGTGAACCAACTCTGGAGAGAGTATAAGGCCAAGTATGGTCAGTAA
- the LOC106333981 gene encoding uncharacterized protein LOC106333981, translated as MNLGSNNNNERKQFAFDLNVKPVEDDNSDFPENSDLCTICLEPLVNTRDDRRTFVTLRCGHKFHLDCIGSAFNAKGFMQCPNCMQIEPGQWRYATNPPIPNISEGDWLTEEEDDDANSDRATQSSLAASLGPYFNSHRITAIEEVQQRAPPSRQLTFSRVLEPGVMAGRHYLAHPSFHHNPSVRNAPLFPPYPNTGTLQVNGIPAALLGDSSAPVMFSSGREQVAGGISHSWTSFTYETPRGFPSSSRGGGTSVNDGDGIGVSSSNGGTGGGGNGDCNGISGGNNLSGCRPA; from the exons ATGAATTTAGGGAGTAATAACAACAATGAACGCAAACAATTCGCCTTTGACCTCAACGTCAAACCTGTTGAGGATGACAATTCCGATTTTCCCGAAAACTCAGATTTGTGTACGATTTGTCTCGAGCCGTTGGTCAACACACGGGACGATCGTCGAACATTTGTTACGCTAAGATGTGGCCATAAGTTTCATCTCG ATTGTATTGGTTCAGCCTTTAATGCAAAGGGCTTTATGCAATGCCCAAACTGTATGCAAATAGAACCAGGTCAATGGCGATATGCAACCAACCCTCCAATCCCAAATATTAGTGAGGGTGACTGGCTTACCGAAGAAGAAGATGATGATGCAAACAGTGATAGGGCTACACAATCTTCTCTTGCTGCTTCTCTCGGTCCATATTTCAATAGCCACAGGATCACCGCCATAGAGGAAGTCCAACAGAGGGCTCCACCATCTCGTCAATTGACTTTCTCAAGGGTTTTAGAGCCTGGGGTGATGGCAGGGAGACACTATCTTGCACATCCATCTTTCCACCACAA TCCCTCAGTACGCAATGCCCCACTGTTTCCGCCTTATCCAAACACCGGCACACTGCAAGTTAACGGGATTCCAGCAGCACTCTTGGGCGATTCATCTGCACCAGTTATGTTTTCGTCTGGTAGGGAACAAGTGGCTGGAGGAATCTCACATTCTTGGACTAGTTTTACGTATGAGACGCCGAGGGGTTTTCCCAGCAGTAGCCGTGGAGGCGGAACAAGTGTTAATGACGGTGACGGCATTGGAGTAAGCAGCAGTAATGGTGGAACAGGTGGAGGTGGAAACGGTGACTGTAATGGAATAAGTGGTGGTAACAACTTAAGCGGCTGCAGACCTGCTTAA